A single region of the Nostoc cf. commune SO-36 genome encodes:
- a CDS encoding ATP-binding protein gives MPPKPLPAATLKPNQSKKSTTESATDGILLGDKVYWNPANLPNGHVAIIGASGSGKTQTLKAIAYELPRFIPSVRCITIDFHGDQELPGEVCYPLNMESPYGINPLVVDLDTKGGGPSLQAIAVAAILKKALTMGVNQEGLIIDILTTCYKQCGIIQDEPITWKQQPPTFADVQGEIEFRIRKNCKESSKLALKLAAMFEYGIFTRPQPSLDHQIIRFDLSALGKVPGLSAIAAEALIKQVMDSHRIAGEIEGKIPRTYLFIDEAKEVKTSRTLNIVLADGRKFGLGAVVASQRDAEISNEVIANTSTKIILSVDQTEVKRVASRFRFSDHLIANLEPLQALVRMGKDGHKVNIKPYYERI, from the coding sequence ATGCCCCCTAAACCACTACCAGCAGCTACTTTAAAGCCTAATCAATCTAAAAAATCTACTACAGAATCAGCAACAGACGGCATTCTTTTAGGTGATAAAGTTTACTGGAATCCTGCAAATTTACCCAATGGTCACGTTGCCATCATTGGCGCTTCTGGCTCTGGAAAAACCCAAACTCTGAAAGCGATCGCTTATGAACTCCCACGTTTTATACCGAGTGTACGCTGCATAACCATTGATTTTCATGGCGATCAGGAACTACCAGGTGAGGTATGTTATCCGCTCAACATGGAATCACCTTATGGCATCAACCCCTTAGTAGTTGATCTAGACACTAAAGGTGGTGGGCCAAGTTTGCAAGCGATCGCAGTCGCCGCCATCCTGAAAAAAGCCCTCACAATGGGCGTGAACCAGGAAGGATTAATCATTGACATCCTAACTACCTGCTACAAGCAATGTGGAATTATTCAAGATGAACCAATCACCTGGAAACAGCAGCCCCCTACCTTCGCTGATGTACAAGGAGAAATAGAGTTTAGAATTAGGAAAAATTGTAAGGAATCCTCCAAACTAGCCCTGAAACTCGCAGCAATGTTTGAATACGGGATCTTCACTCGTCCTCAGCCATCACTCGATCATCAAATTATTCGGTTTGATTTATCGGCATTGGGTAAGGTTCCTGGACTAAGTGCGATCGCAGCTGAAGCATTAATCAAACAGGTGATGGATTCTCATAGAATTGCTGGTGAAATTGAGGGGAAAATACCCCGAACATACTTGTTTATTGATGAAGCAAAAGAGGTGAAAACCTCTCGAACTTTAAATATAGTATTGGCTGATGGTCGGAAATTTGGACTTGGTGCTGTGGTGGCTTCTCAGCGAGATGCTGAAATCAGTAACGAAGTTATTGCTAATACTTCAACCAAAATCATCTTAAGCGTTGACCAGACGGAAGTTAAAAGGGTTGCTTCACGGTTTCGTTTTTCTGACCATCTAATAGCTAATCTAGAACCCCTTCAAGCGTTGGTGAGGATGGGTAAGGATGGGCATAAAGTTAATATCAAGCCTTATTATGAAAGAATTTAA
- a CDS encoding metal-dependent hydrolase: MLGISHLLISGTATSLLLGTASPTMIAVGAIAGLLPDIDISTSPAGRVLPWISRFFETRMPHRSCTHSLVASGAIAIMGYTAALFNPSFLNLAHALSVGYFFGWFADIFTRGGVEMFWPSPVRCVCPGNRNLRLRTGSNAEYFILILLIAIALAVFNINNSGGILTQFNRLIASPSGVQHIFNESGSTHLIKANIKGVRTGDRSKVNGQYLIIQVQGTGFLVQSDDGRIYKASTEPDAQIFLEEITADVGRPAITNIEALTLEDEPIGSAIAQFNRAGAMVFISGQLSVEDLETSVLPRDPYQFPVIKVTNNTVTLEAAPLSIVQKTLGEEFATGQLQIRVINSSSQ, encoded by the coding sequence ATGCTAGGCATTTCTCACCTACTCATTAGTGGCACAGCTACCAGTCTGTTATTAGGAACAGCTAGCCCGACGATGATTGCTGTGGGTGCGATCGCTGGTCTTCTCCCTGACATTGACATCTCAACTTCCCCCGCCGGCCGTGTCCTACCGTGGATAAGCAGATTTTTTGAAACCAGGATGCCTCACCGCAGCTGTACACACAGTTTAGTTGCAAGTGGTGCGATCGCAATTATGGGATACACCGCAGCGCTATTCAATCCCAGTTTTCTCAATCTCGCTCATGCCCTAAGCGTGGGTTACTTCTTCGGCTGGTTTGCTGACATTTTCACTCGTGGCGGTGTCGAGATGTTCTGGCCTTCCCCGGTGCGTTGTGTCTGCCCAGGCAATCGGAACTTGAGATTGAGGACTGGGAGCAATGCTGAGTACTTCATCCTTATATTGCTGATTGCGATCGCTCTAGCAGTGTTTAATATCAACAACTCAGGCGGAATCCTAACCCAATTCAACAGGTTAATCGCGTCCCCCTCTGGTGTACAGCACATTTTTAATGAATCTGGCAGTACTCACCTGATTAAGGCAAATATCAAAGGGGTGCGGACAGGCGATCGCTCTAAGGTAAATGGGCAATATCTAATTATCCAGGTACAAGGAACGGGCTTTTTAGTCCAGTCCGACGACGGGAGGATTTACAAAGCTTCAACTGAACCTGATGCACAGATTTTCTTAGAGGAAATCACAGCCGATGTGGGACGACCTGCTATTACTAACATTGAAGCGCTGACCTTGGAAGATGAACCGATAGGAAGCGCGATCGCACAGTTTAACCGCGCTGGGGCAATGGTGTTTATCAGTGGTCAGCTGTCAGTTGAAGACCTGGAAACATCAGTTCTACCACGCGACCCCTATCAATTCCCTGTGATTAAAGTAACTAACAACACAGTTACCCTGGAAGCTGCACCGCTCTCAATTGTGCAAAAAACCTTGGGTGAGGAATTCGCAACAGGACAGCTGCAAATAAGGGTGATTAATAGCAGTAGTCAATAG
- a CDS encoding ATP-binding protein: MLVTGAIVAVNGLNPLSLIALVVSGVLAIAPKLKVSSKNETQEPITETIPTPGDFKIYRQAELNRTTASLLADGAILIAGEDGSGKSVLAGAVVEKLQDEGFMVAFIEPATPKQMLLEIAHQFEIPTENLEGKSLTADKLQRAIAQFLEENTAFIVLDDAHCCDTKFRMWLKQLCKSGVPMLLLATDPPRKDVFINIPRIELKPLPEYAIREIMIQAAAERAIALKPSELSKLQERAGGNPMLAARAVDEEYLGLDIEGADHRRYFDITPLILLAGIAFVIMRFIGLGTGDQALYIFGGIAAAVFLGLSRLLYNLPPEDRRIR, from the coding sequence ATGCTGGTAACTGGGGCGATTGTTGCTGTCAATGGGCTAAATCCTTTGTCACTTATAGCTTTAGTTGTAAGTGGAGTTTTAGCGATCGCTCCCAAACTCAAAGTTTCCTCTAAGAATGAAACTCAGGAACCGATAACTGAAACCATACCCACGCCTGGAGACTTCAAAATCTACAGACAAGCCGAACTAAACCGGACTACAGCCTCACTTCTAGCAGATGGGGCTATTCTCATTGCTGGGGAGGATGGGAGTGGTAAATCTGTACTAGCTGGTGCAGTTGTGGAAAAGTTGCAGGACGAGGGCTTTATGGTGGCCTTCATCGAGCCAGCAACACCTAAGCAGATGCTTTTGGAAATAGCTCACCAGTTTGAGATACCAACCGAGAACTTAGAAGGAAAATCACTAACAGCTGATAAGTTGCAAAGGGCGATCGCCCAATTCTTAGAGGAAAATACAGCCTTTATCGTCCTTGATGACGCTCACTGTTGCGATACAAAATTCAGGATGTGGCTTAAACAGTTATGTAAAAGTGGTGTGCCTATGCTGCTTTTAGCGACAGATCCCCCGCGCAAAGATGTTTTTATCAACATTCCTCGTATCGAACTCAAACCCCTGCCAGAGTATGCGATTCGGGAAATCATGATACAGGCCGCGGCGGAAAGAGCGATCGCCCTCAAACCCTCAGAATTATCCAAGCTCCAAGAACGCGCCGGGGGGAATCCTATGTTGGCGGCTCGTGCAGTGGACGAGGAATATTTGGGGCTGGACATCGAGGGCGCTGATCATCGCCGCTACTTCGACATCACACCCCTGATACTCCTGGCGGGAATTGCCTTTGTGATAATGCGGTTTATCGGGTTGGGAACTGGCGATCAAGCTTTGTACATTTTTGGAGGTATCGCGGCAGCCGTATTCCTGGGACTTTCTCGCCTTCTGTATAATCTGCCACCCGAAGACAGGAGAATACGGTAA
- a CDS encoding TolC family protein, whose protein sequence is MGEVQAQSPSPVQIPAAPAKTPAKTPPQPTTGDDTETPDETQATEQPQEDLSPEEAQQADQDADSQLPKPEQNPFNKPSIDVILEREMNDDMWRLLRGGLPCLETSAVCLQQLQDKAIAQSPLLKEIDTRISEANDRINEAKVRNKKSIQLAILTPGLQYLLGPTPTAGQPQAPGTGLIDNLAGIFSGKTNLINGLLNVIGIPFFQGTQGGNADAQRNAIAISDIQVKVAELQRSRAQLADTIRDKVAQSLISFDEARTDFQTAQVVASRAVDQFKIFELRYVRGNSDTETYLLRQNSLDNTKAQTYRAWAKMRRSLFEIKLLVLSIKDAEI, encoded by the coding sequence ATGGGGGAAGTACAAGCACAGTCACCATCCCCAGTCCAAATCCCAGCAGCACCAGCCAAAACCCCCGCTAAAACTCCGCCGCAACCGACAACTGGAGATGATACTGAGACACCGGACGAGACACAGGCTACTGAGCAGCCGCAAGAGGATTTATCGCCAGAAGAGGCGCAGCAAGCCGATCAAGATGCTGATTCTCAGTTACCCAAACCTGAACAGAACCCTTTTAATAAGCCTTCCATCGATGTAATTCTTGAGAGGGAAATGAATGATGATATGTGGCGGCTGCTGCGCGGTGGACTTCCTTGTTTAGAAACGTCGGCGGTGTGTTTGCAACAGTTACAGGATAAAGCGATCGCACAATCTCCACTTTTAAAAGAAATTGATACGCGGATATCTGAAGCTAACGACCGAATTAATGAAGCGAAAGTAAGGAATAAAAAATCTATTCAACTTGCAATACTCACCCCAGGATTACAGTATCTCTTAGGCCCCACACCAACAGCAGGGCAACCACAAGCGCCAGGGACAGGATTAATTGATAATCTTGCTGGGATATTCAGTGGCAAAACTAACTTAATTAATGGGTTACTTAATGTAATCGGCATACCTTTCTTTCAGGGTACTCAAGGCGGGAATGCAGATGCTCAAAGAAATGCGATCGCTATCAGTGATATTCAAGTAAAGGTGGCTGAATTACAGCGCAGCCGCGCCCAATTAGCAGATACAATTCGGGATAAAGTAGCCCAATCACTTATCAGTTTTGATGAAGCGAGAACTGATTTTCAAACCGCTCAAGTTGTAGCAAGTCGAGCAGTAGACCAATTCAAAATTTTTGAACTGAGATATGTGAGGGGTAATTCTGATACAGAAACTTATTTATTAAGACAAAATAGCCTAGACAATACGAAAGCCCAAACTTATAGAGCTTGGGCTAAAATGCGGCGGTCATTATTTGAAATTAAATTGTTAGTTTTATCAATTAAAGATGCAGAGATTTAA
- a CDS encoding HlyD family secretion protein codes for MKEFNTNNLITYISIGLAGLIFTAKYYPQNQTAVAESQSKAIIKNTTESDTDDQVDDSAISVLQQNRPLRMSISVDNPSFLKVRVGQEIKKGDVISDNSTERDRLDKQKKSVKLQIDNLKSKAIPEPFKPKALLGLKPLPPAIFSEESAAIAQSKMKLSQAEALLEARTQLLQSDNPERRAESENAEAGFQIASLKVAEQEQMIQSMRDMKLSTEILQHEEAKLKQLQSEMDQANSALDQAKAKLNASAILQQQELQQLQINVRLAQSDLEVAESRLTAAQNRRQLTEYDANLNEARRQQQENQTQQEYSRQQQQYAQSVRDRDYQLAQLAISLTNIEDKLAQIPMLRSPRNGYIRRIKPWTGKDGKYTTTITISAATNSSKNGGSTSTVTIPSPNPSSTSQNPR; via the coding sequence ATGAAAGAATTTAATACCAATAACTTAATTACTTATATTTCCATTGGACTAGCTGGACTAATTTTTACAGCTAAATATTATCCTCAGAATCAAACAGCCGTTGCAGAATCGCAAAGTAAGGCAATTATTAAAAATACTACTGAGTCTGATACAGACGATCAAGTAGATGATTCTGCCATTTCAGTCTTACAGCAAAACCGTCCTCTAAGAATGAGCATCAGTGTTGACAATCCTTCATTTTTAAAGGTTAGAGTTGGACAGGAAATTAAAAAAGGGGATGTGATATCTGACAACTCCACAGAACGCGATCGCTTAGATAAACAGAAAAAATCTGTCAAGTTACAAATTGATAATCTAAAATCTAAAGCTATTCCCGAACCCTTCAAACCAAAGGCATTGCTGGGACTTAAGCCATTACCCCCGGCTATTTTCTCAGAGGAAAGTGCAGCGATCGCCCAATCTAAAATGAAGTTATCCCAGGCTGAGGCACTTCTAGAGGCGCGTACACAGCTATTACAAAGTGATAACCCAGAGCGTAGGGCTGAATCTGAAAATGCTGAAGCCGGATTCCAAATTGCTTCTCTTAAAGTGGCAGAACAAGAGCAGATGATTCAGTCAATGCGAGATATGAAACTATCAACTGAGATTTTGCAACATGAGGAGGCTAAATTAAAGCAGTTGCAATCGGAAATGGATCAGGCTAATTCTGCACTCGACCAAGCGAAAGCCAAACTCAACGCTTCTGCTATCCTTCAACAACAGGAATTACAGCAGCTTCAGATAAATGTAAGATTGGCACAGTCTGACTTAGAAGTAGCAGAATCTCGTTTAACTGCTGCTCAAAATCGCCGCCAACTTACAGAATATGATGCAAACCTCAATGAGGCACGTAGACAACAGCAGGAAAATCAAACTCAGCAAGAATATTCGCGGCAGCAGCAACAATATGCCCAATCTGTCAGGGATAGGGATTATCAACTAGCACAGTTGGCAATTTCACTCACTAATATTGAAGATAAACTAGCACAAATCCCGATGTTGCGATCGCCTAGAAACGGATACATTAGGCGCATCAAACCGTGGACTGGCAAGGATGGGAAATACACCACAACTATTACTATTAGCGCTGCTACTAATTCCTCTAAGAATGGGGGAAGTACAAGCACAGTCACCATCCCCAGTCCAAATCCCAGCAGCACCAGCCAAAACCCCCGCTAA
- a CDS encoding thermonuclease family protein produces the protein MPKKLLNSPAFLIASVAAIVAVAGTSPKTRSLIEAAADSTSPRAMALSEQWTVASVADGDTITVRRSGETKKIRFCGIDAPEIKHGKQPGQPLGQESKANLQRLVNEVGGKVSVVSIESDRYGRTVAEVFSSKNGIEKNFNEEQLSSGNAYLYKQYAGKCPNKPVFEKVEAIAQSKKLGVWSGNYQKPWEYRKQQRSR, from the coding sequence ATGCCGAAAAAGCTCCTGAATAGCCCAGCTTTCCTAATTGCCTCTGTCGCTGCTATTGTTGCTGTAGCAGGTACATCCCCCAAAACTAGATCGCTTATAGAAGCGGCGGCGGATTCCACATCACCTCGCGCAATGGCACTGTCGGAACAATGGACAGTTGCGAGTGTTGCTGACGGGGACACGATTACTGTCCGTCGCAGTGGCGAAACTAAAAAAATCCGATTCTGTGGGATCGATGCCCCAGAAATTAAACACGGCAAACAACCGGGGCAACCACTTGGGCAAGAATCAAAAGCTAATTTGCAGCGTTTGGTTAATGAGGTAGGGGGCAAGGTATCAGTAGTTAGTATTGAGAGCGATCGCTATGGCAGAACTGTAGCTGAAGTTTTTTCCTCTAAGAATGGAATTGAGAAAAACTTCAATGAGGAGCAACTATCAAGCGGAAATGCGTATTTATATAAGCAATATGCTGGGAAATGCCCTAATAAACCAGTTTTTGAGAAGGTGGAGGCGATCGCACAATCTAAAAAGCTGGGTGTTTGGTCGGGTAACTACCAAAAGCCTTGGGAATATCGCAAGCAGCAGCGCAGCAGGTAA
- a CDS encoding J domain-containing protein produces the protein MPETPIFTFVFKTLWFTGYALCCDRWLKVRHNLRAIGLHIAAMRGMERWGVGSVEQAFMGYQALPPQQEKKWWDVLGVSPGATEDEVREAYRKLARQHHPDNGGSADQMAAINAAYEQAKQVDYKVQL, from the coding sequence ATGCCTGAAACCCCTATTTTTACGTTCGTTTTCAAAACTTTGTGGTTTACTGGTTATGCTCTGTGCTGCGATCGCTGGCTAAAAGTAAGGCATAATCTCAGAGCTATTGGACTACACATTGCAGCTATGCGGGGTATGGAGCGCTGGGGAGTGGGGAGTGTTGAGCAAGCATTTATGGGATATCAAGCTTTACCACCACAGCAAGAAAAAAAATGGTGGGATGTACTTGGTGTTAGTCCTGGTGCAACCGAAGATGAAGTGAGGGAAGCATACAGAAAGCTGGCACGACAACATCATCCAGATAACGGCGGTTCTGCTGATCAGATGGCTGCAATCAACGCCGCTTATGAACAGGCAAAGCAGGTTGACTATAAGGTGCAACTGTGA